A region of the Silene latifolia isolate original U9 population unplaced genomic scaffold, ASM4854445v1 scaffold_79, whole genome shotgun sequence genome:
AACTCTCTATAGTCCCATCTGGTTTGTATTTGATCTTATACACCCACTTGGACCCTATAGGCTTATGTCCTACTGGCAATTGTACCaactcccatgtttcatttttCTCCAAGGTCTGCACTTCATTTTGCATAGCTGCAACCCATCTCTCGTCTAATTTAGCCTTATTATATGTATAAGGCTTATGCTCCTGAAGTGCAGTAGCTAGAGATTCCATATAATCAGAGCCAAATTCATTTAAAGAATTCAGTACACTTGTTTGGAAAGCAGTTCCTTGGACATTGTAAACATTTTCGGTACCCTGTCCTAGCAATTTGACCTGATATCCTTGTAACCATGTGGTTAACTGCCTTGGCCGTGTAGATCTTCTTATTGCACAATCAGTATCAGACTGTTCTGAAGTTTCAGGTTCAGTAGACTAAACTAATATGCCAGTCTCAGCAGGCTGTTCTGAGAATTGATTTTCAATATAACTAGAGGCTGGAGAAcctgttggttgttgttgtgtaGAACTAGAAATAACAATGCTAGAAGTTACTGGATTGACCAGCTCAGTAGTAGTAATTAAGAGATCATCATTATTCTTATCTTTTGAAAAAAAAACTTCTTGAAAAATGATATCCCTGCTGACAAAAACTTTATGATGCACCAAGTCATACATACAATCTGTATTCTTTTTGGTTATGAGGATAACCAATTAAGATACAATGTATGGCCTTTGCACTAAATTTATCTGTAAAAGTTGGTGGCATGTAGCATAACTACAACCAAAAACTCTCAATCTATTATAGGAAGGAACTGATTTAAACAATAGTTTATAAGGGGTCTTATTCTGAATAACAGGTGAGGGCATACGATTAATCAAATATGTAGCAGTAAGCAGGCAATCaccccaaaatttgataggcaAATTAGCATGAAACCTTAGAGCTCTAGCAATCTCTAATAAGTGTCTATGCTTTCTTTCTACCCTTCCATTTTGTTGAGGTGTCCCAACTACACTAGTTTGATGCACAATTCCTTTTGAATTAAACAAAGTCCCATAAAATCTTGCAAGAATTATGTTCTATTATCAGTTCTAATCAACTTAATTTGACCTTTAAACTGTGTCTCAACATATGCAAAATAATCTTTTATTAAAAAAGATACTTGATCTTTATTTTGAAAAAGAATAGTCCATCTATTCCTTGAATAATCATCCAGAATTGTCAAAAAATATTTAGCACCAGACATTGCAGGAGTTCTATAAGGACCCCACACATCCATATGAATTAAATCAAAGCATTGTGTAGCTCTACTACTACTAATTGGAAAAGAATCCTGTGATGTTTAGCCAAGATACAATTGTGACAATATAAGTCTCTTTTTATTCCAATAGAATGTTCAGATACAAACTTAAATTTATCAAAAGACATATGCCCTAATCTAGTGTGAAGTAAATCTATATTATTAGAGGTAATTGAAAAAGCTAAAGCTTTATTAGTACATTATGTGGCTTTAGTTAGTACATGCCTCTGAACTTTATTAACAACAAGTTGTTtgaccaaattaacccaaaaatatttatcaTTCTGCAATGGTTTAAAAAACCTGTAAAGATCCCCAATCATTTTCCCTTTAGCAACAATTTTCTTAGTTGAAATGACCTGAAAGATGAAGCCATGAGCAGTAAGCATAATAGTCAATTGGTTATGATAAAGCAACTTACTAACAGATAACAAATTTCGCTTAACATCAGGTATAAGAAACACATGTAGCAAATTTATATCATCTGTCAACCTAATAGTTCCCATTTTATAAACTAATTTCACACTACCATCAGGCAATCCAACTTTTACTGGTTTTTTAAACACATGTATGTCAGACAAGAGCTTCACATCATATGTCATATGATCTGAGGCCCCTCTATCCACAATCCAGTCAAGCATATATGCAGATTTATGAGCTGTAAATACATGAGACTAAATAGGATACTTACCTACAAAATTAGCAGAAGAAAGATGTGGTTGCTGATCAAATATTCTCTTAAGAACCTGATCAACAACAGGAGTAATGAGTCCATCCAAAACATAAGCATTAAGGGCTACAGCAGCATTTGAATTATTACCAACAACATTAAAACCAGCATGAGCAGCAAGCTCTAAAGAATCATCATCCAAAGGTGAATCAAAACCCACAACATCTGCAGAATTTGCTGCTTTTCTTGACTGGATGTTCTTGGCAAAAGTTACCTTGCCTTTGCCCTTCTTATCACCGGGAAACCCTTTTACTGAAAAACAGTGACCAGGATTATGACCAGTCTTATTGCAGTGTGGGCATTTGACCAATCCAAAACAAGTTTCTCTTGTATGACCATCCCTATTACAATGATCACAATGCTTAATCACAACTGCACCAGAATTCCTTGAGTACTGAGAACTACATTTTTTTTGTTCAGGTTGCTTAAAACTTGCATAAGCATTAGACTCAGTCAAACTAACAACTAAATCAGTTATCTGTTTCTGCCTCTCTATCTTTTGCAGAAGTCCTAAAACCTTATTGATAGTAGAAAGTGGATCCATAGAAAGAATTTGAGTTTTAATATTATCATATCAAGATTCAGATTCATCAGAAATTGGATTAATTTTGCATTACTCTCCCTTTCAACCATCCTTTTCATCAAGGTGCATGAACAGAGATCAATCTTACCACAACTACAAACAGGTAGAGGATCCAAACAGTCTAAAGTCTCCCATAGATGTTTTAATTTGCCATAATTTTCAATCAATGAAAGATTATCTTGAACTACATCCCCCAACTTCTTGGTCAATTGATAAACCTTTAATGCATTAGCCTGTCCAAATCTTTCCTACAATTCACCCCAAAGTTCTTTAGAAGACCTTACATACTTCAAGTTTTCCTTCAAATATTTTTCCAAAGTTTTTAAAATCATCGCAaaatcatataatcacatctcaacCATTGATTAAACCTTTTATCAGAAGTAGGTGGCTTAGGACAAGTTCCATCAAAAAACCCAACTTTGTTTTTAACTGCTAATGACATAAGCACCTCCCTTTTCCACCCCATGAAATCATGTCTATCAAAGGGTAAGGTAGACAAAGACGCAGTTGGTTGGTCTGCAGTTGACAGAAATAATGTGTCATCATAGTAATCATAATTTGCAGTATTAGAATTACTAGTAGAATCAGGCATGATTGAAATCAATTACCCAGAAACTTAAGAATTGGATGATAAAAAGATCACACAAAGTACAAAAAAGATCAACAATTGAATAGAATGCGGAAGCGAGTTGATTATACCTATTTCTTGATTGTGACCAGGCAAGAAATAGTTCAGAAGTAACCCAGAATCTTTATACTGAACGATGAGACCATGTTCAAACCCAGAATACTCCAAGAATATTATGAATGAATGTATGTTAGTATGAATATTGTGAGAGAGTTTGATGAGAGAGAAGTAAGAggaggaagagagaagaagagtATATTGATAATGAAATTGTATGTAAAACAGAATACAAGGATGAGCTTATATATTGCTCATAAACCGACATAACAAACTTTTAACTAACTTTATAAACCAGGTTTAACTAACTCGAGTTTAACTAAATACAGTTAACTAACTTCTgttaattaacaaattatattCCTAATAGAGACGAAAACTTGAAACATCAAACATGGTAACAACTATTGCAGAGGTCTTAGAAAAAGTTCCTTCTCATTCTGTATCCCTTCTTGCTTTCCTAAGCTTTCTTATCTTCCTTTACAAATGGCTATACACCAGTTACCGAGTTCCATCTCACTGAAAACTACCCATTATAGGCAACCTTCACCAGCTTGGTTCCCTTCCTTATCGGTCCTTACGATCCTTGTCGCAAAAATATGGAGACCTAATGCTGCTTCACCTTGGTAACAGACCTACACTTGTTGTATCCTCTGCTAATTTAGCAGAGGAAATAATGAAAACCCACGACACCAATTTCGCAAATAGGCCTAAATTTAAGGTCGGTTCCATTGTCGTCTATGATGGAAGAGACATCGCTTTATCAAATTATGGAGAGTACTGGAGGAAACTGAAGAGCATTTGTGTTGCACATATTCTaagcaataaaaaggtacaaTCCTTTAGAAATGTTCGAGAAGAAGAAGTTTCTTTAATAGTGGAATGCATTAGGGAAAACGAGCCATCTGCGCCAGTCAATTTGTCCGACATTATCATAAGCTTTACAAATGACGTGATATCTAGGGCCGCGTTTGGAAGAAAGTATGTCGGAGAGGGAGGCGGTGTGAGCATAAAGTCGTTGTTGGATGAGTTAACCGAAGCATTTGGAACAGCTAACATTGGAGATTTTATCCCTTGGTTAAGTTGGATCGATCATTTGTCGGGTGTAATACGAAAATCAAATAAAGTTGCCAAAGGATTTGATATGTTCCTTGAAAAATTAGTCCAAGAGCATATCGATCAACAAAAGTTTCAAAGTCATAGTGATTACGACGCTGACAAAGGAGATAAAGTGAAGGACTTGGTGGACGTTCTTATTGAAATTCAGAGGAATGATTCTTCCATTGAAAGAGATAATATCAAAGCTCTTCCTTTAGATGCTCTTCTATTAGTAAGTGAAGCTCTTCTTATTGAAATACTCTCTCCGTCTCAATCTTTTGTTTaccttttgattaaaataccacTATTGCATACATGACGCGTGTATGCCATCTGCAGAACGTGCTTGCTACCGGAGTAGAAACGACTTCGACAGCATTAGAATGGGCAATGTCAGAGCTACTTATAGATCCCCACGCTATGAAAAAACTCCAAGATGAAGTAAGAGTGTTTTCATATGCCGAAACCATAATCAACGAAGATGATCTAAAGAACATGAAATACCTAAAAGCCGTGATCAAGGAGACATTAAAGCTGCACCCTCCACTTCCCTTACTACTCTTTCATCAATCGTCTCATGATGTCAAAGTCGGTGACTATGACATTGCTGCACGGACACAGGTTTTCATCAATGTGTGGGCCATTCAAAAACACTTGGCTTTGTGGGACCAACCAGAGGAGTTTCGACCAGAGAGGTTTATGAACACTTCATTAGACTTGAATGAGAAAGACTTTAAATTTGTTCCGTTTGGAGCAGGTAAACGAGGTTGCCCGGGAATATCATTGGCCGCTATCAAGGCCGAGTTAGTATTGGCGAATCTCGTTGGTAAGTTCAATTGGGAGTTGCCAAATGGGATAAAAGGAAGTTCTTTCATGGCCGAATCTTCTGGCACAACTGCTCATAGGCGCGATCCTCTTATACTCATCCCAACTCGTTATTCTCTTGATCTAGACAAATAGATAATGTCAAGTTCTATCTTGTACTTCATCCATTCCAATTATATAAGcatttaatcaaaggtaaaacAAACAATTGGAAAGAAGGAAGTATAGCAGCTGGTTGGTTTCTCTTACGTTAAACGATTGATTTATATCTATGTATTGTTGTATTTCTTTAAAAGTGTTTGTTGCGAGATACCTTTGTTCATTCCCAATTTTGTGTATAAACCAAGATTGTTCATTGTGGAGTTGGTTAAAGGGAATTTGATAGATCATGTTTAATATCACTAGTACAAAATATCATAAGAAACCAGTTGTAAATGGTTTAAGAAACCGGGTTATAATCGGTCTATATCTCACAGTTGTCTTGGCCTAAGAGACCGGTGTAGCCATCGAGCCAATTTCTTTGTTAAATCTTAGGAGTTCTGTTATAAAAAAAAACCGGTCTCTTTGCTTTGTATCTAGGAGACTAGTTAAGTTACTACCAATAACTAGTCTCTTTTCTTTGAATATGTAAAACACCACCTCTCGGTTAAAACCGACCTCTTTTATTAACATTAAAGACCGGTTTTCAACGAAACATGTCTCTTTAGCTTTTATATAATTAAGAAAACCGCCTAGCTTCCTATACACTAATTTTACTATCGTCATTATCATGCTACATACACAAATGTGCCCAATGATACATTGTTTCGCCTCCCACCCCAATAGATTATGTTCCCTTGTTTCGGTGCCTAGGCcgtgttttgtttgtttttgggtCTTTGATAGAGATATCTACAAGAATCATGTTGTGTAATGTGTGGAACTATTGGCACTAAGCTTCTAGTCTTCTACATAACCTTGTTCGTGACACCCTCTTGGATATCTGTTTCCGATCTAAGATTTCTGCGGGTAAGGACGTGGATATTGGTTTGATCAATGGGCATGACAAGCCCCTGCGTCCTGCGAATTTGTTGATTTATTCTTGGTAAAGGGGCGCGATGTGTGTGTGTGGATCTGACTGGGTTTTCCCCTGTGACTCAGCCTGGGATGTCTGGTTTGGTGCCCGGACACGTGGTGGTTGATGTTGCTCAGCGCAAGTGTGCCAAGCATCGAGGCTTGTGTATGGCGATAGGCTATGGTTTCTTACCCTTCTCCTTCTCTTCGTTCTACTCCTTGAAGATTTATGCCGATCGGGGTAGCTTTAGCTTTTACTTTTGCTGTTTTGCCTTATACAATCGGCGTTTGTAGCTTTGTAACACTTAGATTTGTATTGAATAAAATAAACGGTTTTCGCCATCTATGTCAAGCACTGCTTCATGCTTtgtttgaccaaggtataaagtggatgtCGAACGGTGTCCAACCACTCCACAATTTCTTGGTTGCGACTCCGAGCATCTTGCAACGTCTCGAGACCTTCACCGAGACGAAACCgtccgatctaaagcgatccggtcaaaagcatttttacgtcactaAACGTAGCTTTTCAGATCGTGGCATGTCCACAGATGGGCGTGCACATGACCCATTTCCACAGATATGTATGATGCATGGCATGTATATCTTTAAAGCTACGTGCCTTTCTTCCTTAGTTTTCTTAGCCTAGTCCATTTCTTATTGGCTAAGGAAAATTTGCCTATAAATAGACATGGACGTGAGTTTTTTAAGAATAACAAGAACAAGTTCCAATCCTGTCTTACTCTAATACATACACTAGTAAGAAAAGTGAGAAGTGTTTTATAGAATTTCGTACATACAACTATTTCTCTCTTTAAAAATAAATAAGGTATAATTTGGGACTCTACTCCGTTAAATTTTATGTTTACTCTATCATAATAAAATAATATAGTATATCATTATTGACGATATATCTTTATAATACAGTTATAATGCTCACGTGTGATATAAACTGTTCtcatatatttatttttatagtTGTTATAATATACAATTGGCCATTTGTAGCATTCGGAATACGGTTGTTGGAAAGAGATAACATTATTATGTCCTATGTACATAGAAGGAGGGGCATGGGGAACTATGACCCCATATGAAAGATAATTATGTTATCCGGCAATGGCCGAGATGGGTCTCAGACCCGGATTTTTTTATACTATCTACAAGGAGGTGGGCTTAGCCCGGAGGAGTCTCGTATCCGTAATAAGTCTCTTTTTAGTAATGGTAGGTCGGTGCGAGAAGATGAAGACTTATTACGAGAATACCTGCTCTCAAAATAATATGTGGTTATTTTTATACTCATATTCAAGTATTTTTATGTTCATATTCAAGTATTCCAATCATAATAGTCGAGTATTTAATTAACTTTCGAAATTGACATAATGAAGTATTAGATTCAACAAATTAACAAATACAAAAATCAAAATGAAAATCAAACTTACATATAGAAAAATTTGACAGAAAAAACATATTCCACAATTGCAATCTCGCCAAATAGTCCGTTAACGACACAATAATGTAAAAGAAAGAGTATGAATAACTTATATTAAGTAAAACGAAATCAGATTAAAAAAGCAAAAACGAAGGAATCATGTTGATGGACGACAAATTAgaatgacgatgatgaagatgaagtttAGCAATTTATTAGCGATCTgttgatttttttggtttttcctTTAGAAGATCGATGTCGTCgtcctttgttttttttttttttttttttgttctgacTATTTATGGGGAGAAGGAGGAGAGGGAGATTGATTTTTCTAATAATGAGGGAGATTGAGAGAAAAGTGAGTATTTATAGGTCAAGCAAGATTTAATCTCAGTCATCCATCTTAGATCAGATTAGTGGTTCAGATTCAAAGGGATAACTCACCCAAAAACCAAAGTCATatgatcttatatatatatatatatatatatatatatatatatatatatataggaatgggatcatgtgaggatacactatctttttgaggattgaggatttcgttacaatatcacaggttgttcgaaacaaaatcacacgaaaaaaatagctgcgcaaaaaaaaaaaaaaattttttttttttttataaaaaattttttttttttggacaagtctgctttttttcgtgatattcaatacaatatcacatgttgttcgaaacaatatcacacgaaaaaaatagctgcgcaaaaaaaaaaaattttttttattttataaaattttttttttttggacaagtctgattttttcgtgatattcaatacaatatcacaggttgttcgaaacaatatcacacgaaaaaaatagctgcgtaaaaaaaaattttttttttttttttataaatttttttttttttggacaagtctgatttttttcgtgatattgtattgaagaacccgtgatattgtattacaatcctcaatcctcaaatatttaggagttctcaccggatcccgactctatatatatatatatatatatatatatatatatatatatatagagagagagagagagagagagagagagagagagagagagaaactgCATCCggtgagtctaggtatcttaggtgagtccgTCCCGCGATTCTCCACCGTTAGATCTAAAACAAATAAAGGGCTGAGATTAATCCTTTGATTGACATATAAAATCCTCATATTTCCAATGCTCTGCCGTCATAACTGAATATCACTTTCTCTCTCTTACCTCTCACTATAATCACATTCTTCCTTAAACCCTAAAATTTAACCCCAATTCTGGCGATTTCCAAATAAATCACCTGCGTTTTGCAATTCATCCATTATTTTTTGCAATTTAATATTCAATCATTCAAAACAATTTAACTAGACTTTGATTCTGCATACTTCGATCGCTCATCTTCAATCGATCTCAAGGTTAGCTCTATTTGCTTTCGCAATTCCTATTCAATCACTACTATaaatccaggcaaccacaacgcCCGTTTAataacgcttattcacgaaaatcacaatagacgttgtggAATGtaggcgcgaattttactaaaattaattacaacgggtatggttataaaaaccgttgttattagttttaacaacgggttacacatgaacaaccgttgttaataatatGGCGCAAATTTGACGCAAAGTTactgaaaagtaatcacaacggttgcttttggaacccgttgttaaaacttatttgacaacggttgttgatttacaaccgttgttaaaacttatttgacaacggttgttctttaataatcgttgttaataccttccatactataaaccacacaaacacaagtctgctacagccacaaaacacaaaccttaatacacaaacacaaacccagcagacaaacacaaacacaaacacaaacacaaaacacaaaacacactttatcatcgtctctttctctctttctcatcgtctctttatcttctcgccgtcactgttgatttcatcgtctcttacgttcggtaattatcaggtaaatctcgccgttattattttctttttctaattatttcatttgcatgtatgtgtttttatcgaccattatgttatttctttaagtatatATTGTTCGCACaataaagaagaagcaagatgaagaagcaagataaacataattaatatatatataatatatttataaatacataaattaaaaaaaaattacattaataaaaatgcaattcttatattttcatagaggatcttattctcctctatcatatccgtcctctcctccttggctatttggaggttccgttcagcagttgctaaatcgtcatatagctgcaactgctgctgctccgtcaagccatattctttggcgtccttcagtacggatcgagcatccgcaaggtagctcctgaaactttcctcaatatggagcaaccggcggatgaaactgttgttgttctcgatcatagtaagagtcttaaggatgatatcattcattttgttagagtttgtagtttgttttgaaagattaagtagggttaatttatttggagtttatttgTTTTACTTGATTAGGGTTTGGAggatgtatatattgagataatggaaatgttagttgagataatgcaatgtatatatacttagcaatgtgtgggttgagttgttttttaattaatatatatgttaggaagttgtgccataatcatcatcatttctctcaataatgctgcttcaaatcttattactaacccttctcattccatattatccgttcatatgcacagtgatgccagtaataatgcatgcatcggaattataacgggccgtaattatgcatgcatctagtaatatttaatgtaattttttttcattttttaagaacaaacaacaacggttatttattaaaaaaccgttgtctttatttataacaacggttttgtatattacaaccgttgttataactttccccccaaaattgagtcacactttccacaacgggtttttatacttaaaaccgttgttaaaaccttttacaacgggttccttaagaaaaccaaccgttgttaaaacctttaacaacggccgctttaacaacgtccgcttttttatataacaacggtttttaaccgttgttatagcctgtatctgtagtagtgaattaCAACAAGTCGATTTTATTATTGAATTTTGTTTTTTAAATTGATGTTCAGCTTTGAATAGCGATATAATCAGTTCAATAATTTAAACAACTTAATCAATCTCCAATCTTAGATATTTCAATTAAAATCGCATGTTTGATGACATACCTTCAATCAATTTTCAGGTTATTTTTAGACATTCTAGTTGCTTTCAAAATTCTTATTTAATTATATCAATTCGATTTTGTTAttgattttcgaatttttataaTTGATGTTCAACTAATAATTTCGACGATGCATTCAGATTTTATGTTCATTACTTGTATGGATAGTAAGAACAACTTGCGTATACATAATTTCATTACACCTTTGCATTTGAGGTTTTTCCTACTATGTAATTTTTTACGATGATTTTTTTCCTCCTATTTTAATTTTCAGTAATCACTAAGAATCGTGCAACATAGTGTGAAATTATGTTATTTAAACTTGAGGTGAAGTTTTTTGGCTTAATCTCACAAATTTTAGGTATTTTGTTGTTCGTATGCAATTTTCGGATTAAATTGATATAGGTTTACAAATTAATTGCAATCATTATTCATTTCTTATGAGAGCTTTTCTGTTTTGTAATTTGCAGAGATCAGATGAACCTTAGGTCGATCAATTTAGAAGGACTTAGATAATTCTCTAACGAAATTGTGTACTTCGTTTACCTTTGTTACGGTAATAGTGTAATGGTGTTACAGTAACAGCTTAATTTGTTACAGTAACAGTTTAATGTGTTACAGTAATGGGAAAATTGTTGGCCTTGTGTTACAATAATGGAGCATTGGTTGGcgttagattacattgattttttGTACAATTGTGACTCTCGTGATGGCGTAATATTACATTATTTTCGCTCTCCAAGCATTAATAAACTATAAATAGCTGACGTTATACACTATTATAATATTTTGGCCATTATTTCTTCAAATAAGTCTAGATATTTTCCGAGATTAATAGGAGGACGATACCTTTATCGTTATGCATTTCATTTAAAATGTTGAGTAGTTcgtttaaaggctattagctcaaatggtagagtGATGTGCAGACCTtgtacaaaggtatgggttcaaatctcatatagcctagttaTTTTACATTCATATTGTAAACCATTTAAGCGGACCATAATTTATTTGAGAACGTTGTGCATTcctcctaattttttttttagttgtTGATCATGAGTTGTAACGGTGGTTTGTACATCATTTATTCATTAAAGTAACAATGATACAGTAACAATATCTCATTAAAGTAACAATgatacagtaacaatattaccgTAACAATGTTCATTGTTTCATCAAAGTAACACGGGAACAATATAAAAAGTACTGATTGTAATTCATTTCAACAACAAACGACAAGTGAAACGAGAAGAGTTTGGTGCTTCGATATGCTAAAATGTTTTGCAATGCCACATCACAATAGTCTGCAATAAATATACATCATAATCACACATCAAAATCTCACGACAATGTTAAAAGTCGCAACTAGCATTTCAACTTCAATAACGTTGCCTTCTTCATGTCTATCTTCATGACTGATTAGCCAGAGTCTTACTCCGTTTTGTATATATCTTCTCCTTGCACGCCTTTTTTGTATTGGTTGATTTCTCAAACCTTCTTCTTCAAATATTCTGACATTCAAAACAAAATATTCAACCATTAATAACTAATACTTGTGCGAATTGAAAGCCTCTGGTCCATCATTATTGATAACTTTATAGTAAAAATATTACAATAACAATattacagtaacaatattacggTAACATCATTTGTGTGTTTTTGACAATTGTTATACCATCAAATTTAATGAGAAAAACCAATAACATCAGATATACAATGTTGTAACCGTATTTCAAGTTCAGTTTCTGTCATATAGTAGTAATGTTATAGTAACACTATTACAGTAACAAGAGTTGAGTATTTTGTGAAATCGTTACAGTTCTGTCATTCAGTAGTAATGTTACAGTAACGCTATTACAGTAATCAATACATCGCAAACACAAAAATGTACATTAATTACTCAGTTTCAATAATTTTGGGCAAAATCAAAGCAAACCTAACAACAAGCAATGAAAGTTGTAAGATATTAGGTACGATTTAGTTATTTATTTTGCGGTGAATATTTTTGGCTCAATATCTCTAGAATTAGGTATCATGCCATTAGAATTTCCAAATATAATTCAATTTTTTATGttggttttttttattaattGATGTTTTTCTCTAACTTGCACTAACCTGCATAAATTAGGTAATTATTAGGTCATTTGAAAGAAGTGAATGATTCTTATTGGCTACTGTTATCACGCAATCAACAGTTACGGTGTATCTAATTTGTCTTATGATTGTAGGTGGAACTTGTATTATACGAGCTAATTATAGTTATTTTTTCATAATTTCGGATGATTTTGAGTTTCACCATTTTAAAAGGCTGATAGTAGGTAAGTTATTCATAGATTTGGATGAGCCGCCTAATAATTTGAGATTTTATGTTTTTTACATTGGTGTCATTTGATGTTGATGCTTATTGTCATATTTGGCCTCCGTAACAATAAAACCACGTTGTTTTTCAATTGTTGTTACAGTATCTTTTTGTGTTGTAAATGCTTATAGTAACAGTATCACAGTAACAAGAGTCTTTCATTACAGTAACAGTATAGTCCTATATTAGTCATCGTCAATGTTTTTCTGTTTTCTCTTCGTGTTGTTATTCTATATGCATAATATTCATAAGTTTGCATTTTCTCCAGACTCCAATTGCGTGAATAATGCCGATT
Encoded here:
- the LOC141640407 gene encoding cytochrome P450 71A25-like, which translates into the protein MLLHLGNRPTLVVSSANLAEEIMKTHDTNFANRPKFKVGSIVVYDGRDIALSNYGEYWRKLKSICVAHILSNKKVQSFRNVREEEVSLIVECIRENEPSAPVNLSDIIISFTNDVISRAAFGRKYVGEGGGVSIKSLLDELTEAFGTANIGDFIPWLSWIDHLSGVIRKSNKVAKGFDMFLEKLVQEHIDQQKFQSHSDYDADKGDKVKDLVDVLIEIQRNDSSIERDNIKALPLDALLLNVLATGVETTSTALEWAMSELLIDPHAMKKLQDEVRVFSYAETIINEDDLKNMKYLKAVIKETLKLHPPLPLLLFHQSSHDVKVGDYDIAARTQVFINVWAIQKHLALWDQPEEFRPERFMNTSLDLNEKDFKFVPFGAGKRGCPGISLAAIKAELVLANLVGKFNWELPNGIKGSSFMAESSGTTAHRRDPLILIPTRYSLDLDK